The nucleotide window GCACTCCAAACGGTTTTTGGATTATCGTTTTTTTCAATGAGGCTTATAAATGGAGAGTATTGGTCTATTCGTTTACCAATTTTTACATCTGGTTTTATTTGTAAAGAGTAACCGTCAATAAAATCTATAGCCATAAAGTTTTGGCGATTAAACCGCTTTTGAACTTCATTGATATAGTGTTTACTAATACAATCATCATTATCTAGACGACTGGTAATAAGAAATTCGGTATTGTAGTTAGAAATATATTTCTTAATGGAAGGTAAAAATACATCCATTCCGTCTATGTAGATGGGAATGAAATTGTCCATTCTAGATTTAAAAGTATCAATAGTTTCTCTAAATTTTTGTGGTGTCGTTGTATCGAAAAAAACGAGCCATTGAAAATTTTGATTGGTTTGTGCTTTAACACTTTCAAAACAAAAATCATTAAACAGTTTAAATCTGTTATGGTGCCATTGATCCGTTAAGACAGGTGCATTTTTTTTGTCTGCCACCCATTTAGGATTTCTAAGATTAAATCGAGTAATTAAAAAATGGTTGTATTCCATTTTACGATACGTTTAGGTAATTAAATACTTTGTGGGCAAAGTTATGATTAATCTCTCGACATTCTTCTAGAATTCCCGAATAACTCTGTCCCTTTTTTATATCGTTTTCAAAGTTGTCGAACGATGAAAAAACGGGTTTGTATTTAAAATCATAAAATTTAGATGAGTTAGGTATTGCAATGACTTTTTTGTTTAAAAGCATAGACCAGTACATGGCATGGTAACTGTCTGTAATTATGGTTTCTGATTTTCCTATAAAACCTACCATTTCTTCTAGATTGGTTGTATTAGAGCTTGTTGGGTAGTTTTCTAGCCGTTTTAGAAGGTTATTTTTCTTTAAAGTATCTTTATGAAAAATAATACCAGTTTCTTGGGTACTTGTGTAATTTTTATCGAAAATATTGTGCATGCAGCTTACACAAGGCACGTACTCGCCAGGCATACTATAATCTCTTGTGCCAACTAAGCCAAATTTAGAGGTCTTAATGTTATACGCTACATTTTTATTAAAGGTCGATGGATCTTTGCGGTTATGACCTAGTCCCCAAAGTACTATTTTCTTGTTTTTATCGGTTAGCTTTTCAAACATTTTCATCTGTTTAGAAAATCCAGAACGGTTTAGTAATCCACCACCACCAATAATTAAACTATTGTTAGAGATTTTTTTGATGAAATTAGCGGTCACATTTTTATCATCAACTTTATAATCAAAAATATCTAAGGATTTACCTTTTAAAACATCGAAATAAAGGTGAGGTGCACAATAAAAATCACCGACATTATTGCGGTCTATTCTATGCAGATTAATTACAGAATTATTTTGTTGATCTGTATTTAGAATAGCGTTTATGGTTTTATTTTTTATCCGTTTTCTTTTTAATGAAGATAAAATGTTTTTCATTTTTTATGGTCTCAAAAATCGTTGAAGGTTTGTTTCAATATCGGCTAAATTAAAGTAAATGTTGTAAACTAATTGTAATTTTGTTGTATGAATAGAGTAATTGCAGAAAATTTTAAAGCCATTGCGGCACATTTAGATGATGGTATTATAAATTTTGATACTACAGGAACTCCCTTTGGAAATCAAGATAGAAATTCTTTAAAATTATTTGAAATAGAAGGAAAAACAATAAACGTTAAGTCGTTTAAGGTTCCAAATTTTATAAATCAAATAGCTTATAGGTTTTTTAGAAAAAGTAAAGCGCAACGCTCATATGACTATGCAAAAAAATTAACAAATCTTAATATTGGCACACCACAACCCATTGCCTACTATGAGTTTAAGACTGCTTTACTATTCAAAAAAAGTTATTATGTAAGCGAGCAATTAGATTACGACCTAACTTACAGAGAGTTAACCACAGATTTAAACTATCCTAACCACGAAGAAATTTTAAGAGCTTTTACAAGATTTACATATAATTTGCATGAAAAAAACATCAATTTTTTAGACCATTCGCCAGGTAATACACTTATAAAAGTTAATGACAGTAATTACAATTTTTATCTTGTAGATCTTAATCGTATGCAATTTGGTTTTATGAATTTTGAGACCAGAATTAAGAACTTTGCAAAATTAACAACGCATAAGTCTATGGTAAAAGTTATGAGTGATGAGTATTCTAAATGTTGTAATCAGCCTTATGATAAAGTGTTTAGTCTTATGTGGAATGCTACTCAAACATTTCAAGAAAAATACTACAGAAAAAAAAGATTGAAAAAGAAACTAAAGTTCTGGAAGACATAAACTATGATAGTTTTTTATAAATCTCACGTAATTTAGAATACTTTAAAAACGTAATGTTTGCGGTCTGCACACAAATAACAAAGCCGTTAAAGCCATCTAAAAATCCAAGCCTTAATATATACGACTTAAAGAATGCCCAAGTCGGATTCCAAATAATTTTCCAAATAGGTGCTGTTTTTCCTTTATCGTAATAAGCTTTGGCTGCAATTGAAGAAAAGTGTTCCGTTTTTTTATTGAATTCAGAATAGGTTTGATACGTCCAGTGCAGAATGTCGCCTTTTAAGTATCCACTTTTAGTTGTATTATCGTAAAACTGAACATTGTCATGTGGATTAATACCTTTCCATTCTGCCTTGGTTTTATCAAAAACACGCAACTTTTTGTTAGGATACCAATCACTGTGTTTTATCCATTGGCCACAAAAATTATTATAACGGTTGGCGTAATAACCATCAAAAATCCAGTTATTTTTTAAAGCATTTATAGACTTTTGAAGTTCTTTAGAAAGTGCTTCATCACCATCAAGAGAAACAACATGGTTATGCGTAGCTTGCTCTAATGCAAAGTTTTTCTGTTCTATATAACCCAAAAACTCCTGCTCAATGAACTTTACATTAAATTTTTGGCAAATGGCTTTGGTATTATCTGTAGAGTAGGAGTCTACAACAACAATTTCATCAGCAATATTAACTAAAGACTGTAAGCAGCGCTCAATGTTTCGCTCTTCGTTAAAGGTAATAATAACACCAGATAGTTTTAGCATAGTTGTGATTTCACTGCCGTAAAAATAGTATTTTTGTGCTTATGCAATTAGCACCTAAAGCATCAGTTATAATAAGTACTTACAATCAGCCAAAATGGTTAGCGTTGGTGTTGCATAGTTATAACATTCAAACCGAATCTAATTTTGAATTGATTATAGCAGACGATGGCTCTGATGAGGAAACAAAAGTAGTGATTGATACGTTCTCTAAACAAACAGATTTAAACGTTATTCATGTTTGGCAAGAAGATAAAGGCTTTAGAAAAACCAAAATTCTCAATAAAGCTATTGTGGTTTCAAATTCAGAATACCTCATATTTACAGATGGAGATTGTATAGCAAGAGCAGATTTTGTAGAAACACATTTAAAATTAAAACAATCTAATTGTGCACTTTCTGGAGGGTATTTTAAGTTAACGAAAACATTATCACTAAGTATTAATAAAGCGATCGTAGATAGCCAAAAATGTTTCGATAAACAGTGGCTTTTGATCAAAGGTCAACCCAAAACGTTTAAGCTTAATAAACTAACGACATCTAAAATTAAAGCTATTGTATTAAATGCATTAACACCTACAAAAGCCACTTTTGATGGCATGAATGTGTCTTGCTATAAAAAGGATATTATGGCAGTTAATGGGTTTGATGAACGCATGCAATATGGTGGTGAAGATAGGGAAGTTGGTGAGCGAATGATGAATAATGGTGTTAGATTTAAACAAGTACGTTATAGTGCCATTTGCGTACATTTGCATCACGAAAGACCTTATAAAAACGAAGAAGCAGAGGCTCTAAATCTGAAAATTAGACTAGAAACAAAAAAAAATAAATTAATATATACCAAGTTTGGTATTAAGAGATAAAAAATTCATGGCGTTACCAAAAATCACAGTCATTATTGCTACTTATAATAAAACCGATTGGTTAGAAAAAGTGTTGTATGGCTATAGCGTACAAACGTACAAAGACTTTGATATTATTATTGCTGATGACGGTTCTACAGAAGAAACCAAAAATTTAATTGATAGATTTAAACAAGATTATCCTGTAGAAATTACGCACGCTTGGCATGAAGATGAAGGTTACAGACGCCAAAAAATTTTAAATGAAGCTATAGTCATGGCAAGGCATAACTATATCTTATTTACAGATGGAGACTGTATACCGCGTGAAGATTTTGTAGAAACCCATGCTAAACACGCCGAAAAGGGCTACTTTTTATCTGGCGGTTACTGCAAACTCCCAATGAATATCAGCCAAACTATTGCTGAAGACGATATAAAATCTAAGCGTTGTTTTGAGGTAAAATGGCTTAAAGAACAGGGAATATTAAGTGGAAAAAATAAGTTGAAACTTTCTGCTAAAAATGGCCTAGCTAATTTCTTGGATGTTGTAACTCCAACAGGCGCAACATTTAACAACTGTAATTCCTCGGCATGGAAATCTGATTTAATTGCAATAAATGGTTATGACGAACGTATGCAATATGGTGGTCCAGATAGAGAATTGGGTGAGCGTTTAGTAAACAACGGTATTAAAACGAAACAAATACGTTACAAAGCCATTTGTTTGCATCTAGATCATGCACGTGGTTATAAAACACAAGAATCTTTAGATAGAAATTTAGCGATTAGGGCTAAGGTGAAAAAAGAAAATTTAAAGTGGACCGAATTCGGTATTAAAAAAGATTAAGTCTATAATTTTTCTAAAAATTTAACCAAGTCTTCTTCAAAAAGAGAAGGCTTAAATTTTAAATACAATTCAGAAGCCTTAGACTTTAAAACTTTTGGATGCTCAATATTGGCATAAGACCTGTCATCATAATCTTTTAGATGAACCGAAACGTGCTTTTTACCATCATCAAACATATTCCAAGCTTCTTTTTTTATCCAAGGAGAGAATATAGTGAATGTTGGAATACTTAAGGCTTTTGCCATATTTATAGCACCTCCTTCATTTCCTATTAGTGCATCACAATGCTGTGTTATGGCTAAAAAATCTCTCAAATTTTTACCAAAAACGTTAAAATGAATGTGCTGTTGAGTTTTGGGGTTGCACAAATCTAAGATAGTTTTTGCATCAGCTTCTTGTTTTGGTATATAATTGAATAAAATCTGACTTTCGGGTTGAGTTGTTACGATTGTATCAATTACAGAAGCCATATAATCAAACGGATAAGTTTTGGCAGATCCGCTACCCAAAACACCAATCATATATAGTGGTTTGTTGGTGTCAATGTTATTTGATTCTAAAAATGCTTTGGCTTTAGATTCTTCCGCTTTAGTAAGATATATTTTGGGTCTTACTATTTTGCTGCTGTCTATATCTATAGGCTGCAGTAGTTGCAGTCGATTTTCTATGGCCAAACCTGCATTAGTATCTGCTTTGGCCTTGTGTTTGTATAGATGCGTGTATAATAACTTATTTTTGCCTTTATCTATAGAAATTTTAATTTTCGCTTTAGAAAATAAAGTAATGAGGTTACTCGATAATTTAGAGTAAACATCTATAACAACATCATAATTTTCTTTTCGAAGTTGTTTAGCAAGCTTAAAAAGTTTCAGTTTACTTTTTTCGTGTTCTGGAGTAAAAAACTGAACCTTATCTATATGAGGGTTTTGATCTACAACAGGAAATGTGTGCGTATTTATAAGGTAATGCAATTCTGCATCAGGATAGTGATGTTTAATGGCTTCAAACAAAATGCTCGAAGCCAAAACATCGCCAATCATTTTTTGCTGTATAATTAGAATTTTCAAAGTTTAAGAAACGGTATCGTATAATCGTAAGTTACGGATTAAAGTTAAAATAATTTTCGTTTAAGTACTTACGCGCCCAATTCCGAGTGAATTCGGACGTAGTCGAATCCGCCGTAGTTGCGATTATACGTTGTTAGGTACTGGCTTTAATTCCATTGACTTTTTAATAGTCTCAATAACGTTTTCAATTTTTTCTCTAATTTCTTTTCCAGTAAACCTCAAACAAACAAATCCTAAATTTTGTAATTCTCGGTCAATATTTCTGTCACGTAATGCTTGATATTCAGTTCTTTCGTGATAAGTGTGTCCATCTGCATATATGCAAATCTTTTTGTCGGAAGTCTCAATGTAAAAATCAGGTAAAGTCAAAATCGTTTTTCTGTCAACTTGAAATTCTTTCGAATATCCTGTTCCATCTTTTCGTATTCTCCTTTGTAATTCGGAATCAATATTTGAGTTTTTCAAGGCAACGTAAAGTTTTTGCTCTAAAGGACTTTGGCAAGTATAAATACAATCAAAACAGACTAAATTCTTTTGGGGACAACTTTTGCAAATTTTTTCACTCTCTTGATAGTCAGAGATTTTTTCAGCTTCTTCTATTGAACAATTGAATTTTTCAGCAATTTCTTTAAATCCAAGCACATCATTTAGCTCATTTCTAAACTTGATTAAGTCTTTTCTATGAGCAATATGTGATAAATCCCATTTTTGATTCTTTTCCTCAATTTGAATTAAGAAGCTTTCACTATATTTATTTTCGTTGAGTCCTCTAAAAATTTTTCTTTCTTGAAGTATTTTTGAAACTGAGATTGGTATTCTTGCCATATTATATTTTCTATTTCAGTTTTTTTAACTTGTGGCTAACTAATTATTATTAAATTATATAGAATATTGAATACTGATACTGATACTGATACTGAATACTGCCAACTGCTTAAACCGCTACATCATACTCGCGTAAAGCATCGTTCAAAGAAGTTTTCTTATCTGTACTTTCCTTACGTTTTCCAATAATTAAAGCACAAGGTACTTGGTATTCTCCTGCTGCAAATTTCTTAGTATAACTTCCAGGAATTACTACTGAACGCGCAGGTACTCTACCTTTCATTTCTACAGGTTCATCACCAGTAACATCTATAATTTTAGTACTCATAGTTAATACCACATTAGCACCAAGTACTGCTTCTTTTTCTACATGTACTCCTTCTACAACAATACAACGGCTACCAATAAAAGCACCATCTTCAATAATAACTGGTGAAGCTTGTAATGGTTCTAAAACACCACCAATTCCAACGCCACCAGAAAGGTGTACATTTTTTCCAATCTGAGCACAACTACCAACAGTTGCCCAGGTGTCTACCATTGTACCTTCATCTACATAAGCGCCAATGTTAACATAGCTTGGCATCATAATAACACCTTTAGAGATATAGGCTCCATGTCTTGCTACAGCATGCGGAACAACTCTAATGCCTTTTTCCATATAGTTGCGTTTCAATGGTATTTTGTCGTGATATTCAAAAATACCAACCTCGTGTGTTTCCATTTTCTGAATAGGAAAGTAGAGTACAACCGCTTTTTTAACCCATTCGTTAACTTGCCAGCCATCTTTAGTTGGTTCTGCTACTCTGAGTGTACCAGCGTCAATGAGATCAATAACACTTTTTATAGCATCTACGGTTACATGGTTGGTTAACAAAGAACGATCGTCCCAGGCATTTTCTATAACAGTTTGTAGTTGTTTCATGTGTTAAAAATTTCAGCAAAGATAAGGTGTTAAGTAGCCTTGGTAAAATATTTTTACTAAGAAATGTGACTTAATCCAAAACGCTGTGTCTTAATAACATTAAATGCGATGTAGATTTATTTCATGTAAGTTTATCTGAGAATTTAATTAATAGCTAATTACGAAAACTCCTCTCCCCTTAAATTGAGGAGTTTTCTTTTTTTTTTGAAAAAAATGTGACCATTTAAAAGATATGGTGTCTTAATGATGTAATTAACGTGATTTATTTATAGAGGGTAATAAAATCAACGACTTAATTAATAACTAATTTTAAAAACGCTTCTTTTTTGTGGAGAAGCGTTTTTTTATTACACTATCTTTGCAACTATGGGAAGAGTCTTAGCTATAGATTACGGTACTAAACGAACAGGATTAGCTGTTACAGATCCTCTGCAGATTATTGCTTCGGGACTAACAACTGTTGAAACGAAAGAATTACTTCAGTATTTAAAAACTTACGTTGAGACTGAGCGTGTGGATAAATTTGTTGTAGGCGAACCTAAACAGATGGATAACACTGCTTCAGAGAGTGAAGTTCATATTCAAAAGTTTTTAGAAAAATTACAAAAAGAAATTCCGCAAATCCCAATCGTTAGAGTAGATGAGCGTTTTACTTCTAAAATGGCATTTCAAACCATGATAGATAGTGGTCTAAAGAAAAAACAAAGAAAGGATAAAGCGCTTGTAGATGAAATAAGTGCCACCTTAATATTGCAGAGTTATTTGGCTTCAAATTCTTAAATAAGAATTGTACTTTTGCATCCGAAAATAACGATATTATGATTTTACCAATAGTTGCATATGGAGATGCCGTATTAAAGAAAAAGGCTAAGGAAATCGATAAAGATTACCCTCAGCTTAATGAGTTGATAGAAAATATGTACGAGACTATGTATGGTGCTTATGGTGTTGGTTTAGCTGCACCACAAGTGGGTTTGCCCATCCGTTTATTTTTGGTAGATACTGAGCCTTTTTCTGACGATGAAGATCTATCTGAAAAAGATAGAGCGCAAATGAAGAATTTTAAGAGAACATTTATCAACGCTCAAATTTTAGAAGAAGAAGGAGATGAATGGGCTTTTAATGAAGGCTGTTTAAGCATTCCAGATGTTAGGGAAGATGTGTTTAGAAAGCCAAAAATAAAAATTCAATATCAAGATGAAAATTTTGAAACGCATGTGGAAGAATACGACGGTTTAATCGCCAGAGTTATTCAGCATGAGTACGACCATATCGAAGGAATTTTATTTACCGACAAACTCTCGTCGTTTAAAAAACGTTTGATAAAAGGGAAGTTGACAAATATTTCAAAAGGAAAAATAAGAATAGATTATAAAATGCGTTTTCCTGCAATGAGCAGAAAGCGTTAATACAAAATATATGAGCTTAGAAAAAATATTAGCTATTTCTGGTAAACCAGGACTATACCAAATTGTAACACAAACAAGAACAGGCGCTGTTGTACAATCTTTAATTGATAAAAAGAGAATTACTGTAGGAGCACACAGTAACATCAGTATACTAAGTGAAATCGCTATTTATACTTTAACCGAAGAAGTGCCTTTAAAAGATGTGCTTAAGAAGATTAAGGACAAAGAAAATGGTGAACAAACATCGATTAGCCATAAAGACGGAAAAGATACTTTAGAAGAATATTTCTTCGAAGTTTTACCAGATTATGATGAAGATCGCGTATATGCATCAGACATTAAAAAGGTGGTTCAGTGGTACAATTTATTGCACAAAAACGATCTTTTAGAATCTCTTGAAACCGAAGAAGAAGTAACTGCTCTTGACGAAGAAGAATAATTACAGACGTCAGTTCTAGTGATTCCAAAGAATGACGAATTGTATCGAGATTTCAAAGTTAGAAATTCTTATTCTCGATAAAAATCTCATTCATTTCAATCATGAAATTCACTCGAATTGACGAATTTTATATAGCTATAAATTAACAATGTCGGATAAAACTGCCCAGCTAAAAGCTTTTGAACGCTTGC belongs to Winogradskyella sp. J14-2 and includes:
- a CDS encoding lipopolysaccharide kinase InaA family protein codes for the protein MNRVIAENFKAIAAHLDDGIINFDTTGTPFGNQDRNSLKLFEIEGKTINVKSFKVPNFINQIAYRFFRKSKAQRSYDYAKKLTNLNIGTPQPIAYYEFKTALLFKKSYYVSEQLDYDLTYRELTTDLNYPNHEEILRAFTRFTYNLHEKNINFLDHSPGNTLIKVNDSNYNFYLVDLNRMQFGFMNFETRIKNFAKLTTHKSMVKVMSDEYSKCCNQPYDKVFSLMWNATQTFQEKYYRKKRLKKKLKFWKT
- a CDS encoding polysaccharide pyruvyl transferase family protein, producing the protein MKNILSSLKRKRIKNKTINAILNTDQQNNSVINLHRIDRNNVGDFYCAPHLYFDVLKGKSLDIFDYKVDDKNVTANFIKKISNNSLIIGGGGLLNRSGFSKQMKMFEKLTDKNKKIVLWGLGHNRKDPSTFNKNVAYNIKTSKFGLVGTRDYSMPGEYVPCVSCMHNIFDKNYTSTQETGIIFHKDTLKKNNLLKRLENYPTSSNTTNLEEMVGFIGKSETIITDSYHAMYWSMLLNKKVIAIPNSSKFYDFKYKPVFSSFDNFENDIKKGQSYSGILEECREINHNFAHKVFNYLNVS
- a CDS encoding glycosyltransferase family 2 protein, yielding MLKLSGVIITFNEERNIERCLQSLVNIADEIVVVDSYSTDNTKAICQKFNVKFIEQEFLGYIEQKNFALEQATHNHVVSLDGDEALSKELQKSINALKNNWIFDGYYANRYNNFCGQWIKHSDWYPNKKLRVFDKTKAEWKGINPHDNVQFYDNTTKSGYLKGDILHWTYQTYSEFNKKTEHFSSIAAKAYYDKGKTAPIWKIIWNPTWAFFKSYILRLGFLDGFNGFVICVQTANITFLKYSKLREIYKKLS
- a CDS encoding glycosyltransferase family 9 protein; the protein is MKILIIQQKMIGDVLASSILFEAIKHHYPDAELHYLINTHTFPVVDQNPHIDKVQFFTPEHEKSKLKLFKLAKQLRKENYDVVIDVYSKLSSNLITLFSKAKIKISIDKGKNKLLYTHLYKHKAKADTNAGLAIENRLQLLQPIDIDSSKIVRPKIYLTKAEESKAKAFLESNNIDTNKPLYMIGVLGSGSAKTYPFDYMASVIDTIVTTQPESQILFNYIPKQEADAKTILDLCNPKTQQHIHFNVFGKNLRDFLAITQHCDALIGNEGGAINMAKALSIPTFTIFSPWIKKEAWNMFDDGKKHVSVHLKDYDDRSYANIEHPKVLKSKASELYLKFKPSLFEEDLVKFLEKL
- a CDS encoding DUF5606 domain-containing protein: MSLEKILAISGKPGLYQIVTQTRTGAVVQSLIDKKRITVGAHSNISILSEIAIYTLTEEVPLKDVLKKIKDKENGEQTSISHKDGKDTLEEYFFEVLPDYDEDRVYASDIKKVVQWYNLLHKNDLLESLETEEEVTALDEEE
- a CDS encoding DUF559 domain-containing protein, whose translation is MARIPISVSKILQERKIFRGLNENKYSESFLIQIEEKNQKWDLSHIAHRKDLIKFRNELNDVLGFKEIAEKFNCSIEEAEKISDYQESEKICKSCPQKNLVCFDCIYTCQSPLEQKLYVALKNSNIDSELQRRIRKDGTGYSKEFQVDRKTILTLPDFYIETSDKKICIYADGHTYHERTEYQALRDRNIDRELQNLGFVCLRFTGKEIREKIENVIETIKKSMELKPVPNNV
- a CDS encoding glycosyltransferase family 2 protein; the encoded protein is MQLAPKASVIISTYNQPKWLALVLHSYNIQTESNFELIIADDGSDEETKVVIDTFSKQTDLNVIHVWQEDKGFRKTKILNKAIVVSNSEYLIFTDGDCIARADFVETHLKLKQSNCALSGGYFKLTKTLSLSINKAIVDSQKCFDKQWLLIKGQPKTFKLNKLTTSKIKAIVLNALTPTKATFDGMNVSCYKKDIMAVNGFDERMQYGGEDREVGERMMNNGVRFKQVRYSAICVHLHHERPYKNEEAEALNLKIRLETKKNKLIYTKFGIKR
- the def gene encoding peptide deformylase, which gives rise to MILPIVAYGDAVLKKKAKEIDKDYPQLNELIENMYETMYGAYGVGLAAPQVGLPIRLFLVDTEPFSDDEDLSEKDRAQMKNFKRTFINAQILEEEGDEWAFNEGCLSIPDVREDVFRKPKIKIQYQDENFETHVEEYDGLIARVIQHEYDHIEGILFTDKLSSFKKRLIKGKLTNISKGKIRIDYKMRFPAMSRKR
- a CDS encoding glycosyltransferase family 2 protein, coding for MALPKITVIIATYNKTDWLEKVLYGYSVQTYKDFDIIIADDGSTEETKNLIDRFKQDYPVEITHAWHEDEGYRRQKILNEAIVMARHNYILFTDGDCIPREDFVETHAKHAEKGYFLSGGYCKLPMNISQTIAEDDIKSKRCFEVKWLKEQGILSGKNKLKLSAKNGLANFLDVVTPTGATFNNCNSSAWKSDLIAINGYDERMQYGGPDRELGERLVNNGIKTKQIRYKAICLHLDHARGYKTQESLDRNLAIRAKVKKENLKWTEFGIKKD
- a CDS encoding 2,3,4,5-tetrahydropyridine-2,6-dicarboxylate N-succinyltransferase, which produces MKQLQTVIENAWDDRSLLTNHVTVDAIKSVIDLIDAGTLRVAEPTKDGWQVNEWVKKAVVLYFPIQKMETHEVGIFEYHDKIPLKRNYMEKGIRVVPHAVARHGAYISKGVIMMPSYVNIGAYVDEGTMVDTWATVGSCAQIGKNVHLSGGVGIGGVLEPLQASPVIIEDGAFIGSRCIVVEGVHVEKEAVLGANVVLTMSTKIIDVTGDEPVEMKGRVPARSVVIPGSYTKKFAAGEYQVPCALIIGKRKESTDKKTSLNDALREYDVAV
- the ruvX gene encoding Holliday junction resolvase RuvX; the protein is MGRVLAIDYGTKRTGLAVTDPLQIIASGLTTVETKELLQYLKTYVETERVDKFVVGEPKQMDNTASESEVHIQKFLEKLQKEIPQIPIVRVDERFTSKMAFQTMIDSGLKKKQRKDKALVDEISATLILQSYLASNS
- a CDS encoding glycosyltransferase; translated protein: MEYNHFLITRFNLRNPKWVADKKNAPVLTDQWHHNRFKLFNDFCFESVKAQTNQNFQWLVFFDTTTPQKFRETIDTFKSRMDNFIPIYIDGMDVFLPSIKKYISNYNTEFLITSRLDNDDCISKHYINEVQKRFNRQNFMAIDFIDGYSLQIKPDVKIGKRIDQYSPFISLIEKNDNPKTVWSASHSHWKREKNVLFVRNVNVWTAVSHLENKVNGFGGYGNVNIEDYLKTFKITKNQEDHIKNNLVAANIWESNNIKMRLKSHLNYHYKNLKKALGVYKFK